A single genomic interval of Mucilaginibacter robiniae harbors:
- a CDS encoding site-specific integrase: MAAKIRKSHMNSCTVQLWYNKQRVKKNGNVSLYIQMITKRDSIELPLKIEWPANKIDLKKRDLLARMPEDPDLLPFKAIVEKEKAKYWNIIRKFLLKDVPFKLTDVIKEARLYQTGTMICEFMELSIIARQKAPRMKDRIKYSTSKVHKVTLGWLKKYLHDQDFPIAQITGDWMDEFADYLRDHMGEAGVSVRIKDLKSYLGYAYSNRIEVDLSYKRCKIAYEAPEVNALEESEINGLLALYEDVDKIGEYRPYLRAFLFACLTGLRISDLQRWNKSWIKDGGFEYIPKKRRLSKILPKPLFMPLIPLAMKFVSNLPTDNLGLPSDQEYNRCLKVIASKAGITKKLTSHVARHTFGTSLAIKGVPVTVIAKLMGHKNLETTMRYINVAEQAKLKAMLQLQDYYVNA, encoded by the coding sequence ATGGCAGCAAAAATCAGAAAGAGTCACATGAACTCATGTACTGTGCAGCTGTGGTATAATAAGCAGCGCGTGAAGAAAAACGGGAACGTATCTTTATACATTCAAATGATAACTAAGCGTGACAGTATTGAACTACCGCTTAAAATCGAATGGCCCGCTAACAAAATTGATTTGAAGAAAAGAGACCTGCTGGCACGGATGCCGGAAGATCCTGATCTGCTTCCTTTTAAAGCCATTGTTGAAAAGGAAAAAGCTAAGTACTGGAACATCATTCGTAAGTTCCTGCTAAAAGATGTTCCATTTAAATTAACGGATGTGATCAAGGAAGCGCGGCTTTATCAGACCGGTACCATGATTTGTGAGTTTATGGAGCTATCCATTATTGCCCGTCAGAAAGCTCCGCGCATGAAGGACCGTATTAAATATTCCACCTCAAAGGTTCACAAAGTCACTTTAGGCTGGCTGAAGAAATATTTACATGACCAGGATTTTCCGATTGCTCAAATCACAGGCGACTGGATGGACGAATTTGCGGACTATCTGCGGGATCATATGGGGGAGGCTGGTGTATCTGTACGCATCAAGGATTTGAAATCTTACTTGGGATATGCTTATAGTAACCGAATAGAGGTAGATTTAAGTTACAAACGTTGCAAGATCGCCTATGAAGCGCCGGAAGTTAATGCATTGGAAGAATCAGAAATCAACGGTTTGCTTGCCTTATACGAGGATGTTGACAAAATAGGAGAGTATCGGCCATACCTGCGAGCGTTCCTTTTTGCGTGTTTAACCGGTTTAAGAATTTCTGATTTACAACGCTGGAACAAATCATGGATAAAAGATGGTGGCTTTGAATACATACCGAAGAAACGCAGGCTGAGTAAGATACTACCTAAACCATTATTTATGCCGCTGATTCCATTGGCTATGAAGTTTGTATCCAACCTACCAACGGACAACTTAGGGCTGCCCAGTGATCAGGAATATAACCGATGTTTGAAAGTAATTGCCTCCAAGGCCGGTATTACTAAAAAGTTAACGTCGCACGTGGCCCGGCATACTTTCGGAACATCGCTAGCCATTAAAGGTGTACCAGTAACCGTTATCGCCAAGTTGATGGGGCATAAAAATCTGGAAACAACTATGCGCTATATCAACGTAGCCGAGCAGGCTAAGCTCAAAGCCATGCTCCAGCTACAGGATTATTACGTCAATGCTTAA
- a CDS encoding VOC family protein, whose translation MTTLTPFHIAVPVYDLEEARRFYRDVLNCTEGRTSDIWTDFNLYGHQFVIHLKPRPAETEQHHFNPVDGHDVPVPHYGVVLPWEEWHQLADRLKSIGIEFIIEPGIRFAGQVGEQATMFFLDPSGNALEFKSFKDMAQLFAV comes from the coding sequence ATGACTACACTTACTCCTTTCCACATAGCCGTACCTGTATATGACTTGGAAGAAGCTCGCCGTTTTTACCGAGACGTGTTAAACTGCACAGAAGGGCGAACATCAGATATTTGGACCGATTTTAATTTATATGGTCATCAATTTGTAATCCACCTGAAACCTCGTCCGGCAGAAACTGAGCAGCATCACTTTAACCCTGTTGATGGCCATGATGTACCTGTACCACATTACGGCGTAGTTTTACCTTGGGAAGAGTGGCACCAATTGGCAGATCGTTTAAAGAGTATAGGTATAGAATTTATTATTGAACCCGGAATCCGTTTTGCAGGCCAAGTAGGTGAGCAAGCTACTATGTTCTTTTTAGATCCATCAGGTAATGCTTTAGAGTTCAAATCGTTTAAAGATATGGCACAATTATTTGCCGTATAA